From one Natronogracilivirga saccharolytica genomic stretch:
- a CDS encoding FISUMP domain-containing protein — translation MNIRHFVRPSALLCLFLFLITSAKGTSLEVRVQDNYTARPLHSAWVTLFSDGEEIGSGYTDNRGYVVLSLPTGSDEPPDLPAALALSPNYPNPFQDETRVDIAVPEDQTITVTVYNILGRRVATRQMPVRSGYHTLTMSLGHLATGVYFLRVDGNESRTVSMFRMGSGVHRGGPAFSMAPGRAPEVHGQVPVRTRQDYDASDHSGASPETTAASYTIRVEKDRYDTYQADLNIPASRHVTLSISRNNLVEFLVTDTDGTGLPMPLDITSGHFHTSINTPETLTLKSGVYRASGAIGSGLKLAHEIEVASVDTTVVLRFDEAGVLLPGEPQARAGDAAYDLDIRILYPGNAVTEDPELLYGGQVLRTEIELIVDPDATVGQMNELLDTYDAQIVSMLSDNIIFVIRVPDPGSIDALNNLIDQIRNEPVVWMASKSVIVEGPDSINDANQQPGGIQQIPGHTTSMVRIDHHLAARAHAAWNMRSTIADMDRRPQIVIADYFGDGVPGIGYNASFRNADFATGATSNHGYHVLGIISGMYDPVETLESGPNDVTGMFPERLHVRAVDLADTLLNTWPRRMNQIISTIREIIAGDEQARIVVNTSLNSRNIANQKESAIRWITRIRGENIHTFNAGLETRFVHFTSAGNNRYDNGNIVSWPASDNSMFAYATIRDMLFDNRPVPRLRNTIVIENRVHTGHLDSEEARSRPMPGCASYSSIMGGSLSAMGTDIWSFGDCLFESDGECIVPVSDPRTSYMTGTSMATPQAAGLAAYVWAVNPELSVNDVMDIMFSTSVADTSRNTPGFSCHQQMPKPVIDAYAAVLAGGGENARLALLDVNDDGVFDHHDLRIIIDSLRLRDGALDYSRFDLNGDGFTGGDSTDRFDLDMNSQYTVVWEFIDGEPVSFDESHLTDMDILCYYAWSDLYQGDPDQREESLFGLCREPETDVVIDIDGNVYPIVRAGTQWWMAENLRVSHYRNGDPIPNITDADEWTDLSTGAWAVYYNDMSNDTKYGKLYNWYAVSDPRGLCPVGWHPASRDPGSPYSWSRLSVELGEREVAGEKMKSTHGWIHNGNGTNESGYNGLPGGLRLANGTFSGKSYYGFWWTDTDGFGSRPHEAWYYRLYYGDSEILGRDGDKTAGLSVRCVRQ, via the coding sequence ATGAATATCAGGCATTTTGTACGCCCCTCAGCCCTCCTTTGCCTTTTTTTGTTTCTTATTACCTCAGCAAAAGGAACATCACTTGAGGTTCGGGTACAGGACAATTATACCGCCAGGCCGTTGCATTCAGCATGGGTGACGCTGTTCAGCGATGGCGAAGAAATCGGGTCAGGGTATACTGACAACCGGGGTTATGTTGTTTTATCCCTGCCCACCGGCAGTGATGAACCGCCGGATCTTCCTGCCGCACTTGCACTCAGCCCCAACTATCCCAATCCTTTTCAGGATGAGACACGAGTCGACATAGCCGTGCCGGAAGATCAGACCATCACCGTAACCGTTTACAACATTCTGGGCCGGCGCGTGGCCACCCGGCAAATGCCGGTCCGTTCGGGATATCATACCCTCACCATGTCGCTGGGTCATCTGGCTACAGGAGTCTATTTCCTTCGGGTGGATGGAAACGAGTCCCGGACAGTAAGCATGTTCCGAATGGGAAGCGGGGTACACCGGGGCGGACCTGCGTTTTCGATGGCGCCGGGACGTGCACCTGAAGTGCATGGCCAGGTGCCTGTCCGTACCCGGCAGGATTATGACGCGTCAGACCATTCCGGCGCCTCACCCGAGACCACTGCCGCCAGCTATACCATCCGGGTGGAAAAGGACCGGTACGATACCTATCAGGCCGATCTGAACATACCGGCAAGCAGGCATGTAACACTGTCGATATCGCGCAACAATCTTGTCGAATTTTTGGTCACCGATACGGATGGAACCGGACTTCCCATGCCTTTGGATATTACATCCGGACATTTCCACACATCCATAAACACTCCTGAGACCCTGACACTTAAATCGGGTGTATACAGGGCATCAGGAGCGATCGGCAGCGGCTTGAAATTGGCGCACGAAATTGAGGTTGCATCGGTGGATACTACCGTGGTTTTGCGGTTTGATGAGGCGGGAGTGCTGCTTCCGGGCGAACCGCAGGCGCGTGCGGGTGACGCGGCCTATGATCTGGATATCAGGATACTCTATCCCGGGAATGCGGTTACTGAGGACCCGGAACTGCTCTATGGCGGACAAGTACTGCGTACCGAAATTGAGCTTATTGTGGATCCGGATGCAACCGTGGGCCAGATGAACGAATTGCTGGATACTTATGACGCGCAGATTGTGAGTATGCTTTCGGATAATATCATCTTCGTCATCCGTGTGCCGGATCCCGGAAGCATTGATGCACTCAACAATCTCATTGATCAGATCCGCAATGAACCTGTCGTCTGGATGGCGTCCAAATCCGTAATTGTAGAAGGCCCTGACTCGATCAATGACGCGAATCAGCAGCCCGGCGGCATCCAGCAGATACCGGGGCACACGACGTCCATGGTTCGGATTGACCATCATCTTGCTGCCCGCGCTCACGCCGCATGGAATATGCGGAGTACCATTGCGGATATGGATCGTCGTCCGCAAATTGTAATTGCTGATTATTTCGGAGATGGTGTGCCGGGTATAGGATATAATGCCAGTTTTCGCAACGCTGATTTTGCCACCGGAGCCACTTCCAATCACGGATATCACGTACTGGGCATTATCAGCGGCATGTATGACCCGGTGGAGACGCTGGAATCCGGACCGAACGACGTGACCGGCATGTTCCCGGAGCGGCTTCACGTACGGGCCGTGGACCTCGCGGATACGCTGCTGAATACCTGGCCAAGACGCATGAATCAGATCATATCCACGATCCGGGAGATCATTGCCGGTGATGAACAAGCCAGGATTGTCGTCAATACAAGCCTGAACAGCCGGAATATTGCCAACCAGAAAGAGTCTGCCATCAGGTGGATCACACGTATAAGAGGTGAGAACATCCACACATTCAACGCCGGTCTGGAAACCAGATTTGTTCACTTCACATCGGCAGGCAACAATCGTTATGACAACGGGAATATTGTTTCATGGCCGGCGTCTGACAACAGCATGTTCGCCTATGCGACAATTCGTGACATGCTATTCGATAACCGGCCTGTCCCAAGGCTGAGAAATACCATTGTAATCGAAAACCGTGTCCACACAGGGCATCTTGATTCGGAAGAGGCGCGGAGCAGACCCATGCCCGGATGCGCCAGTTACAGCTCGATCATGGGCGGATCACTATCGGCCATGGGAACCGATATCTGGTCTTTCGGAGACTGCCTTTTTGAGTCAGATGGTGAATGTATTGTTCCCGTTTCTGACCCCCGCACTTCGTACATGACCGGCACTTCGATGGCTACCCCGCAGGCGGCAGGTCTGGCAGCCTATGTGTGGGCGGTGAACCCGGAGCTGTCCGTAAATGATGTTATGGACATCATGTTCAGCACCTCGGTGGCGGACACCTCCCGCAATACACCGGGCTTCAGCTGCCATCAGCAGATGCCGAAGCCGGTGATTGATGCCTATGCCGCGGTACTGGCAGGCGGGGGCGAAAACGCGCGTCTTGCACTGCTGGATGTAAACGATGACGGCGTATTTGATCATCACGACCTGAGAATCATTATCGATTCGCTGCGGCTGCGCGATGGTGCCCTGGACTACTCGCGGTTCGACCTGAACGGCGATGGATTTACAGGCGGCGACAGCACCGACCGCTTCGATCTCGACATGAACAGCCAGTACACCGTCGTCTGGGAATTCATAGACGGCGAACCGGTATCCTTCGACGAAAGCCATCTGACCGATATGGATATTCTGTGCTATTACGCCTGGTCGGATCTTTATCAGGGCGACCCGGATCAGCGGGAGGAGTCGCTCTTCGGGTTGTGCCGCGAGCCCGAAACAGATGTTGTCATAGACATCGACGGAAATGTTTATCCCATCGTCCGGGCCGGCACTCAATGGTGGATGGCAGAAAACCTGAGGGTGAGCCATTACCGTAACGGTGATCCCATCCCCAATATCACGGATGCAGATGAATGGACTGATTTGTCGACCGGAGCCTGGGCGGTGTATTACAACGATATGTCCAACGATACCAAATACGGCAAGCTCTACAACTGGTACGCCGTGTCAGATCCCCGCGGGTTGTGTCCGGTTGGATGGCATCCTGCGAGCAGGGATCCCGGCAGCCCCTACTCATGGAGCCGGCTTTCTGTGGAACTCGGCGAAAGAGAGGTAGCCGGGGAAAAGATGAAAAGCACCCATGGCTGGATACATAACGGCAACGGCACCAACGAAAGCGGTTATAATGGTCTTCCGGGCGGACTCCGGCTCGCAAACGGCACCTTCAGCGGCAAGAGTTACTACGGCTTCTGGTGGACTGATACCGATGGTTTTGGTTCCCGGCCACACGAAGCCTGGTATTACCGGCTTTATTATGGAGATTCTGAGATTCTGGGAAGAGACGGGGACAAGACGGCCGGATTGTCGGTGCGGTGCGTCAGGCAGTAA
- a CDS encoding co-chaperone GroES — translation MIQSYHNDVNKFVIVGDRVLLKPREMDSRTESGLYLPPGVGKKEKIHSGYVIKAGPGYPTMAGLEDNEPWKQNNEKVQYIPLQAHEGDLAIYLQDHAHEIEFGKENYVIVPHSAILMFIREEF, via the coding sequence ATGATTCAATCTTATCATAACGATGTAAATAAATTTGTCATAGTCGGCGACCGTGTACTGCTGAAGCCACGCGAAATGGACAGCCGTACCGAGTCAGGTCTGTATCTGCCTCCGGGAGTTGGGAAGAAGGAAAAAATTCACAGCGGATACGTTATCAAAGCCGGCCCCGGCTACCCGACCATGGCCGGACTGGAGGATAATGAGCCATGGAAGCAGAATAACGAGAAGGTGCAGTATATCCCGCTGCAGGCGCACGAAGGCGACCTTGCCATTTATCTGCAGGATCATGCCCACGAGATCGAATTCGGCAAGGAAAACTATGTTATTGTGCCTCATTCAGCCATTCTGATGTTCATCCGTGAGGAGTTCTGA
- a CDS encoding sulfite exporter TauE/SafE family protein, with protein MDSLFFLIITAIAAAAFFIKGLTGFGPALIFIPVGALFFAPQSVIVASSFLDLIAGLLMWRTVRSVQSLPFLAGIIAAMAAGTAAGVFLLSYFPADTFRVLLGLAVFILGLWFAVFRTKMSPGKLEAQLPEKCDRKDIGFAGASGVLGGLFGISGPPIIWHLGRRFQMHVFRDLLIVVFVFAAVARIVSFSVAGLVTTEAVTFFAAGMPGLLAGLYIGNRVFLKIDEVLFSRVVGTVLILFAVLLII; from the coding sequence TTGGACAGCCTTTTTTTCCTGATCATTACTGCAATTGCCGCCGCTGCCTTCTTCATCAAGGGGCTGACCGGATTTGGTCCGGCACTGATTTTTATTCCTGTCGGTGCGCTGTTTTTTGCCCCGCAATCTGTTATTGTGGCAAGCTCGTTTCTGGATCTGATAGCTGGGCTTTTGATGTGGCGGACGGTCCGCAGCGTGCAAAGCCTTCCGTTCCTGGCCGGGATCATTGCAGCCATGGCCGCGGGAACCGCTGCCGGCGTATTCCTGCTCAGTTATTTCCCGGCGGATACTTTTCGTGTTCTGCTGGGCCTGGCGGTTTTTATCCTTGGGCTGTGGTTCGCCGTTTTCCGTACCAAAATGTCCCCGGGAAAACTTGAGGCGCAACTTCCCGAAAAATGCGACCGCAAGGATATTGGTTTTGCAGGTGCTTCGGGTGTATTAGGCGGACTCTTCGGCATCAGCGGGCCGCCTATCATCTGGCACCTCGGCCGGCGCTTTCAGATGCACGTTTTCCGGGATCTGCTTATTGTGGTTTTTGTTTTTGCCGCTGTTGCACGAATTGTATCATTTTCGGTTGCCGGACTGGTTACCACCGAGGCGGTGACGTTTTTTGCTGCCGGAATGCCGGGCCTCTTAGCAGGGTTGTATATCGGCAACCGGGTTTTCCTGAAAATTGATGAAGTTCTGTTCAGCAGAGTTGTCGGTACGGTGCTGATTCTGTTTGCCGTGCTGCTGATCATTTAA
- a CDS encoding rod shape-determining protein: MVAYLPGILLAGTFFIPGLCHALFRTKTSFDRLKEQLPDKCSRKDIGFAGDILEEGIVLAGGGALLKNLDKRVAERTGLPVNLAEDALAVVVRGTGAVLDDLEYYRAVLV; the protein is encoded by the coding sequence TTGGTTGCATACTTACCCGGTATCCTGCTGGCTGGTACCTTTTTCATCCCGGGACTTTGCCATGCCCTGTTTCGCACCAAAACATCCTTCGACCGGCTAAAAGAGCAGCTTCCGGACAAGTGCAGCCGCAAGGATATTGGTTTTGCCGGCGATATCCTGGAAGAAGGAATTGTGCTTGCCGGAGGCGGAGCCCTGCTGAAAAATCTTGACAAGCGTGTTGCAGAGCGGACCGGCCTGCCAGTTAACCTAGCGGAAGACGCGCTGGCGGTCGTGGTTCGGGGAACCGGCGCCGTGCTGGACGACCTGGAGTACTACAGAGCCGTGCTCGTTTGA
- a CDS encoding fructose-1,6-bisphosphatase has protein sequence MNSSKTDLQYLQLLSRQYPTISAASTEIITLSPILQLPKGTEHFVSDIHGEYESFIHVLRNGSGSIKRRIDEIYGATLTDQERRNLATIIYYPEQKIPLMMKDLDDPADWCRRILFQLVRLCRIFSSKYTRNRVKQILPEDFHYIIEELLHEQESAKNRQDYFNSIIRTIIETGRAVTFMTALARLIQRLTISRLHVIGDVYDRGPGAHIIMDTLLEHHAVDFQWGNHDIVWMGAAAGSEACMANVIRVSLRYSNMETLENGYAISMLPLVSLAMDEYGDDPCTQFRLKNAGSELTENDQLLMARMHKAITIIQLKLEGQVIKRRSQYKMQDRLLLDRIDFGKGVISIDGKEHALIDTHFPTIDPDNPNRLSDHEKSVMDKIGQSFTNSERLKKHVRFLFSKGSMYLTYNNNLLYHGCIPMTSDGKLFRFKLNGKYLSPKAFMDHLERLARQGFFAKHDPEKKQHGQDTMWYLWSGAQSPLFGKEKMATFERYFIDDPETHKEKMNPYYEFRTRRNVAEEILREFGLDPRKGHIINGHVPVKVKKGENPVKAGGKLIVIDGGFAKAYQEKTGIAGYTLIFNSYGLLLAAHQPFESTRKAIQSEEDIHSTTKILEQNTKRIRMRDTDDGKEIQKRIDDLKKLMEAYRSGLIKES, from the coding sequence ATGAACAGCAGTAAAACAGACCTGCAATACCTGCAGCTTCTATCAAGGCAGTACCCGACCATCAGTGCGGCGTCCACAGAAATCATTACCCTCAGCCCGATTTTACAGCTTCCAAAGGGTACCGAGCATTTTGTATCGGATATCCACGGGGAGTATGAGTCGTTCATACATGTGCTGCGAAACGGTTCGGGTTCCATAAAAAGAAGAATCGATGAGATTTACGGGGCCACACTCACGGACCAGGAGAGGCGGAATCTTGCCACCATTATCTACTATCCGGAGCAGAAAATTCCTCTGATGATGAAAGATCTGGATGATCCGGCTGACTGGTGCCGGAGAATTTTGTTCCAGCTTGTCAGGCTGTGCCGCATATTCTCATCCAAGTATACCCGGAACCGGGTAAAGCAAATTCTGCCCGAAGATTTTCATTATATCATCGAAGAGCTGCTCCATGAACAGGAGAGTGCCAAAAACCGGCAGGATTATTTTAACTCCATCATCCGGACCATTATCGAAACGGGAAGGGCAGTGACATTCATGACTGCACTTGCACGGCTTATTCAGCGGCTGACCATTTCCCGGTTGCATGTGATAGGGGATGTGTACGACCGGGGACCCGGTGCCCACATTATCATGGATACGCTGCTTGAGCATCACGCCGTGGATTTCCAGTGGGGCAATCACGATATCGTGTGGATGGGGGCCGCGGCCGGCAGTGAGGCGTGCATGGCCAATGTGATCCGCGTTTCGCTGCGCTACTCCAATATGGAAACTCTTGAAAACGGCTATGCTATCTCCATGCTGCCGCTGGTCTCACTCGCTATGGATGAGTATGGTGACGACCCCTGTACGCAGTTTCGTCTAAAGAATGCCGGGAGCGAGCTTACCGAAAACGATCAGCTGCTGATGGCAAGGATGCACAAGGCGATCACTATCATCCAGCTGAAGCTCGAAGGGCAGGTCATAAAAAGACGATCGCAGTACAAGATGCAAGACCGGCTGCTGCTGGACAGGATTGACTTCGGCAAGGGAGTGATCAGCATCGACGGGAAAGAGCATGCACTGATCGATACCCATTTTCCCACCATTGATCCGGATAACCCTAACAGGCTTTCTGACCATGAAAAATCAGTGATGGATAAAATCGGCCAGTCTTTCACCAACAGTGAGCGGCTTAAAAAACATGTACGGTTTCTCTTTTCAAAGGGCAGCATGTACCTCACTTACAACAACAACCTGCTCTACCACGGCTGCATACCCATGACTTCAGACGGCAAATTGTTCCGTTTCAAGCTCAACGGGAAATATCTGAGTCCGAAAGCGTTCATGGACCACCTTGAACGGCTCGCGCGACAAGGTTTTTTTGCCAAACATGATCCGGAAAAAAAGCAGCATGGCCAGGATACCATGTGGTATCTCTGGAGCGGGGCGCAGTCTCCGCTGTTCGGAAAGGAAAAGATGGCCACATTTGAACGCTATTTCATCGATGATCCGGAAACCCACAAGGAAAAGATGAATCCCTATTATGAATTCAGAACCCGCAGGAATGTGGCCGAAGAGATTCTCAGGGAGTTCGGGCTGGATCCCCGAAAGGGGCATATCATCAACGGTCATGTCCCGGTAAAGGTGAAGAAAGGGGAGAACCCGGTGAAGGCCGGCGGCAAGCTGATTGTGATTGACGGCGGGTTTGCCAAAGCTTATCAGGAGAAAACCGGGATAGCCGGTTACACGTTGATTTTCAATTCATACGGACTCCTGTTGGCAGCACACCAGCCGTTTGAGTCAACCCGCAAGGCAATCCAGTCGGAAGAAGACATCCACTCCACGACGAAAATCCTGGAGCAGAACACGAAAAGAATCCGCATGCGCGACACCGACGACGGTAAAGAGATACAAAAACGCATCGACGATCTTAAAAAGCTGATGGAGGCGTACCGCTCGGGCCTGATCAAGGAATCTTGA